The Macaca nemestrina isolate mMacNem1 chromosome 15, mMacNem.hap1, whole genome shotgun sequence genome segment CGTCCTTGCTTGAAAGGTAAACCAAGCTGAATTCCTCCCGTCGTGAGCTTGGCCTACGTGCAGAAATGGCAAAAGCAGATAACCTGAAGGACACCACTGTGGGTCAGGGGTTGGGACGAAATGGAGTCAGGCTAGGCCTCCTTTTCCCTGCGGCATGACCATGGGGCAGATCCACAACGGCCCACCCTGCCCGCTGTGCCCCAGGCACGGTTTGAGGAGCTGTACCAGGCAGGGATGGAGGCTGCCCCTAGAGCCTGGGCCGCCCACCACCCGGCATCCCCGGTGCCCTCCCAGCTTGGCCCTGTTCTTAGTTCAGCCCATCCAGCCTCCACTTCCCCCACCGTGAGGAGGTGCCCAGGCCCTCTAGAACTCTCCCCTGCCTCAGGGCTCAACCTCTCTGGGTGCCCTTCCCATCCCACCCCCCAGGCCAGAGGCCCGGAGGCCACTCATGGCATCTCAGCCCCTCCAGTGCCTGCAGTGAAATCCACAGAGTGCAGCCATGGCACTCACCCCAGCCGCGCTGCTGTCGCTTGTCACTGCCTTTCCAGCACACGCCAGTCCCTTCCGGTCCTCCCTGGATGCACCGTGGCTGTCCTGAGCATGGCGCAGCTCTGGCCCCTGGGTGGCTGggatgggaggctggggtggggatgggtgactgggatggggatggggtgagggatagggaggctggggtgagggatagggaggctggggtggggatggggcggctggggtggggatggggcggctggggtgggggtggggtggggaatgggATGACTGGGATGGGgcggctggggtgggggtggggtgggtggggtggggatgggatgactgggatgggggatggggtggggatggggcggctggggtgggggtggggtggggatgggatgactgggatgggggatggggtggggatggggcggctggggtgggggtggggtggggatgggatgactgggatgggggatggggtggggatggggcggctggggtgggggtggggtggggatgggatgactgggatgggggatggggtggggatggggcggctggggtgggggtggggtggggatgggatgactgggatgggggatggggtggggatggggcggctggggtgggggtggggtggggatgggatgactgggatgggggatggggtggggatggggcggctggggtgggggtggggtggggatgggatgactgggatgggggatggggtggggatggggcggctggggtgggggtggggtggggatgggatgactggggtgggggtggggtggggatggggcggctggggtgggggtggggtgggggatgggatgactgggatgggggatggggcggctgggtgggggtggggtggggatgggatgactgggatggggggtggggtggggatggggcggctgggatgggggatggggtggggatggggcggctgggtgggggtggggtggggatgggatgactggggtgggggtgggggtggggtggggatggggcggctggggtgggggtggggtgcgtTCTGCAGCATCTTCTGTTCTCTGGGGTGTGCTTCACCAGCACGTGGGAAGGAGCTGGTGACGGGTGGGGCCGAGTGCGCCATTCCCTGCAGTTAGCACCCTGGTCATGGCTTTGCTCAGGTTTTCTTGGTTTCCTAAATATAAAATACCCACTTTATATTCCTCAGGCGCTTTTCCCTCCCCCGTCGTTGGTTCCCTCTCGGCCCTGTGGGGAGGGCCAGTTCCACAGAGTCCTGTAATGTCCTGAAGTGGAGGGGAGACCGCCTGCCTGCCAGAGAGCGGCCTCGCCAGCGCTGTCCCCAAGGCCGAGATGCAGGTGGCAGGCTGGGGCCTCGGCGTCCGGTACCCCTATGAATCCGCGTCAGTCCCTCCTGGCCATCTGACCCCCACGAGTGGTGTTTGCTGGGCCGTCTGTGTGTCTGTCACCTGGCCCTACGATTCGTGATTTAGAACAGCCCCCGGTGTTCCCGTtctccagatgaggaaaccggGGACGGAGGGGATGGGGCCTACTCAAGGGAGGAACGCTTGCCCAGGGATGCGTGGGGATGGGCGGGGATGTGCGGGGACACACGGGGGCGGGCGGGGACACACGGGGACGCGCGGGGACACATGGGACGGGCTGGGACACACGGGCGGGCGGGGACACATGGGGGCGGGGACAAGCGGGGACGGGCGGGGACACGTGGGGACGCGCGGGGACACGTGGGGACGCATGGGGACGGGTGGggacacacaggggcctgtcaggcTGATTTGGGGATTTTTCTTGGAAGAGCCAAGCACACAGTAGATGCCCAGTGCCTGCTCTGGACAGGTCATGGAGCAGGAGTTAGGGCCCCGGTGTCCCTCGTCAAACAAAGGTGTGGTGGGCGGGTCTGGGGAGGAAGTCCTGGCTGAGTGCCTGTCACCTTGGCCCGGGCACTGGTTGGCGGGCCTGGGGCCTCCCTCAGGTCCACCCTTCACAGCGACCGCCCTGCCCCTAGGTCACCGCCCTGGAGAGGCAGGTGTTTGACTTCCTGGGCTACCAGTGGgtgcccatcctggccaacttcgCCCACATCGTCGTCATCATCCTGGGACTCTTTGGCACCATCCAGTACCGGCCGCGCTATGTGGTGGTGGTGAGTCTTGGGCCCGGACCCCTTTATGGGCAGGTGGGTTGGGGTGACCAGGATGGCGGCTCCCGTGGCACCATCCTGCCCTATTTTCCTGGACACCATTGAACACCCCACAAACGCCAACCCAGACCCCTGGGTTCAGACCTCTTTGCTGCTGTACATCTAGAATTCTGGTTCGGACGGAGGGGCTTTTCCGGCGCTGCTTGTAGGAGCAGCTGCGCGTACTGGGGAGCCCCAGGCACTGAAGGCCTTCACAAACTCATCCCCTCAGTAGCCAGGGATATGGGTGCTGCCGTGATCCCTGctttacagataggaaaacagGAACAAAATCACTGCCTCAAGCCCAGGGTGGGACGTGGACCCCAGCAGACCCCTGGCCATACTGTCcttgctgcatcctctggagaAGCTGGAAGAATGTTCAGAAAAATGTCTCTGCTCAGTCAGCGTTTTCATTCAGTGCAGAACCAAGTAATCGGTCCAGACCAGTGGTTTGCGGTGACTTTTCCTGTAGAGGGCAGATGGTAAATACCTCAGGCGCTGTGGCCCGTGCAGTTCCAGCGCAAAAGCAGCTGGGCTGTGTGTGCACAAACGGGCGTGGCTATGTCCAcacaactttatttacaaagcagCTGGGCTGTGTGTGCACAAACGGGTGTGGCTATGTCCAcacaactttatttacaaagcagCTGGGCTGTGTGTGCACAAATGGGCGTGGCTGTGTCCAcacaactttatttacaaaatcagctgggctgtGTGTGcacaaatgagtgtggctgtgtccacacagctttatttacaaaatcagctgggctgtGTGTGCACAAATGAGCGTGGCTGTGTCCAcacaactttatttacaaaagcagctGGGCTGTGTGTGcacaaatgagtgtggctgtgtccacacagctttatttacaaaatcagctgggctgtGTGTGCACAAATGGGCGTGGCTGTGTCCAcacaactttatttacaaaagcagctGGGCTGTGTGTGcacaaatgagtgtggctgtgtccacacagctttatttacaaaatcagctgggctgtGTGTGCACAAATGGGCGTGGCTGTGTCCACacagctttatttacaaaagcaactGGGCTGTGTGTGCACAGATGGGGGTGGCTGTGTCCACACAACTTCATTTACAAAGGCAGCTGGCAGCTCCTTGGGGCGCTCTCTTGGGGGTGGCTTTCGGGGTGCTCTGCAGGGGAGGCCTGTGCTGTCCGTGTGCAACGTCTGCCCGGCGAGGTGAGGACAGGCCGTGGCAGCTCAGCTGGAGATGCTCTGTCCGTACGCCGACCTGCGCCGGGGCTCCCTCGAGCTGACTGTCCCACCGCCTCATTCCTGGGGCGCCCACGTGGGAAAGCTCTGAGACCTGTCGCAGGGTGGGCACGGGGGACCCCTTTCTCCACGCTGTGCATCCAGGGACCACCAGACTCGGGAGCAGAGGCCGCCCCTCCTGTGCGATCATGGACCTTCCCCCGGGGGCTAGGTGCGAGCAGGTGTGCCCGGGAGCTGCGTTCAGCTGCCGCCCTGTCCTCCCCTCTCCCTAGTACACGGTGTGGACAGCCATCTGGGTCACCTGGAACATCTTCATCATCTGCTTCTACCTGGAAGTTGGGGGCCTCTCACAGGTGAGTACAGACCAGAAGGCAGTGCGAGGTCCTTCCCTGGGGTCCTGGCCGGGCCCCGTGTAATACCCCCTCTGTTTTCTCTTCATCCATCGTCTGAGGCAGGGGCTGTCTGTGCATGGCTCTGTCCCCAGCGCCCGGAACAGCCCTGGTCTGTAGTTGGTGACTCAGTAAAGGTTTGGGGAGAGACCAGTGATTTGATTGGGGAATGAAAGGCGTCTGTGGGTGTTGGCAAGTGAGAGGGCTCCGGCTGGAGAAGAGGAGCCTCAGAGCAGGGCAAACCCTGGCAGAGATGTGCAGGTGAATGGACACCACCCTCCTGGGGCCACGTGGGGTCCTTTGTCCCAGCCCGACCAACCCTCCAGGCTGGTAAAGCCTCGTGCCTCCTGCAATGCAGGGAACCGGGGAAACGAGGTGGAGGGTCATCGCTGAGCCGACCCTGACTGAGGCTGTTTCAGGCACTTTGCCTGCAGTTCAGAGGTTAGTTCTAAAGCCAGGGTGGGATGGAGTTTTGTCTCCCCCGGGGGCTCTCTGCTTTGGCCGGTGTGGCACAGGTGGGCACTAAGGCAGGTGCCCAGCTAGGCAGACGGGCCCCCGCTTCCCGGAGCCACACCTGGGGCTGCAGCTGGGGAGACTGTCCTGAGGCAGACACACGTCACATGGCAGCTTTGGCCAGAGACACAAGGAAGGGACCCAGTGCCCCTGAGAGCGAGTTCTGGGGTCTGGGCAGGGAGGCCTTCCTGGAGGAGAAGGTGTGTGGGTCGAGGGCAGGCATAGGAGCAGCTGGGAGGGCCTTGGTATTCCTTTCCCCACCACTGCTGGAGCCCTGGGGACAGGGTGCAGTGGGAGGACAGGGGAGGCGGGAGGAGAGGACCTCCCCTTGCCTCTCTGTGGTGGCATGCCCGCAGGCTGCAGTGGGTGAGGCCAGCCACCTCCTGGCGCTAACCAGCCCTGCTCCTGCTCCTCACCCCCAGGACAGTGAGCTACTGACTTTCAGCCTCTCCCAGCATCGCTCCTGGTGGCATGAGCACTGGCCGGGCTGTCTGCACGAGGAGGTGCCGGCAGCTGGCCTCGGGGCCCCCCATGGCCAGGCCCTGGTGTCAGGTGCCATCTGTGCCCTGGAGCCCAGCTCTGTGGAGGCCCTACACAGCGGCCTGCAGATCCTGATTGCGGTGAGCATGGGGTAAGGGggcctggggtggggatgggTTGATGAGGGAGGAGACACGGAGCTGGGGGCTCATCTCCCTGGGGCGGGGCCAGCTGACCAGGCCTCAGGCCTGTCtctgccttcctcatccccacccttgctggagaggttaAGGTATCACGGGTGGGCTCCCATGTGGCTGGCACCTCTGCCTCCTCTGCAAACCACCTCCCCCAGGTGGGGCCGACCCAGGCCCTTTCTCAAGTTGAGCGTGGTGTTTgctgtggggagtgggaaggACTCGGATCAGGCCGAGACACCCCGCCTCTGGCTTTCACGGCCCCAAGGAGGAGCGGCAAGCATCTTCCTGACAAACCCATCCATGCGTGTCCAGCCTGTTCCCTCGGCTGCCCCAAGCCCATGCCAGTCATGGGAAGTGGACAGAGCCTGAGGCTGGGCCGGCAAGAAGCCCCTTAGCCTTGTCTGGAACTGGAGTGTGCACTTGGCAAAGCTGGCGCCACGTGACCCAGGTCTGACCGGACAGGGATCCCGCGGCCTGGACAGGGACCCTACGGCCCGGACAGGGATCCCGCGGTCCCGGACAGGGACCCTGCGGCCCGGACAGGGATCCCGCGGCCTGGACAGGGACCCTGCGGCCCGGACAGGGATCCCGCCGCCTGGACAGGGATCCCACGGCCCCGGACACAGATTCTGCAGCCTGGACAGGGATTCTGTGCCCCGGGAGGGGCTGAGGAGCAGCTGTTGCTTGTGTGGGAACGGGACTCTGCTGTCCTCTCCGGCCCTGCTCGGTTTGGTGGAGAACAGGGGCTACAGTGCTGCTCCTGGTCTGGCCACGAGGCCCCTTCCCCACTGGACCACCTCCGTGAGCCTAgcaacctccctgtgcctcagctcCCACTTCTATAAAACGCAGATGGTGCCAGTGCCTTCCTCGAAGTGCTCAGAAGAAGGAGGCAAAAGCTGAGACGGGCGTGTGGAGGATGCTTGGTCAGCGTTTCACCTCAGGAGCTCCTGGGGCAGGGCCGATGTGACTGCAGCACGATTGGTGCCATCGCTGGAGGAACTTGTGACTGATCTCAAGGCTCCCTGACTTTCCCTGGTGCACACGCTGGCGTCAATGCAGCACACCAGGTGGACATGGGGCCTCTAGGAGTGAGGATCTGTGGCCAGCAGCTGGCGGTGGAAGCTGAATTCCAAATCGAAGGGGCCCATGGCCTGAGAACACGTGACAGTATGGGTGGCCTCGTGAGCTCCCTGGGCTCCTTCCTGGGCTCTGCTCTGGTCCTGCAGGAATTCAGGCCAGGGAGGTGCTGCGCCGTAGCAAGGGGCTACAGACACACCCTGCCAGTGCTAGTCAGGGCCTGTTTCTCCCACCACAGCCACTCAGCGAGGCACAGGGGGGGCCCCAGTTGCCCCCAAAATGTGTGGAACCCAGGTGCATGCGACTGGAGGAGAAAGAGCCAATGTCCCAAGTGTGCACGTCAAAGCTCCTGAGATTAGGCTTTGTGAGAAGGCAACAAAAGGAAGCTAGAGGGGAACAAATGAAGATTCTCTCGGACGGGGTGGCTGTGGGAGCCGAGGCTGGAGGAGTGAGCGCTACGCATGGCTGGGGAGATGGGGCCTGCTGTTGGCTTTTATCCTGACTCCCAGGGATGGGAATTTCTTTAATAGGATGTGGATCTAAATTCCAGCCAGCTAGTCCTCACTAGGAGCACAGCCCCCCTGCTGTTTGCTTTGGAGGGTCTGGGAGAGGCTGGTGGCTTGGCTGACCCCTGCCCAGCTGTGCTGATGGTAGCAATAGAGAGTCGTCCGACAAGGCCAGGCTCTGGGCGTGAGGCACAGGGCAGGGTCTGCAGATCCCAGGCCTCCATGCAGCAGGGAGAGTGGAGAGCTTTGGGGTGGACCTGGGGCTGGAGCCAGGAGGATGGGCAGGAGGCGGTGGTGTGAAGGGCGAGGAGCACGGGGGTGTGGGATAGAGGCGGCCTACAGGTCCCCGGGAGGGGGGCACTGGCTGGAAGGGGCGTCTTCCAATGGCTCCCCAAGCTCGGCTGCCTGTTCAGCACCACGGCCAGCTCCGTGGTGGGGGCGTCTTGGGCTCCTTTGGAGTAGGGGGGGAAGAGCCATGGAGGTTGCCCACCCTCACCCCTGCTCCCACCCTGGCCATGGCATGGAGCCAGAAATGGCCATTTGGGACAGCT includes the following:
- the LOC105470501 gene encoding sodium/potassium-transporting ATPase subunit beta-1-interacting protein 4 isoform X1; amino-acid sequence: MGSCSGRCALIVLCTFQLVTALERQVFDFLGYQWVPILANFAHIVVIILGLFGTIQYRPRYVVVYTVWTAIWVTWNIFIICFYLEVGGLSQDSELLTFSLSQHRSWWHEHWPGCLHEEVPAAGLGAPHGQALVSGAICALEPSSVEALHSGLQILIALLGFVCGCYVVSVFTEEEDSFDFIGGFDPFPLYHVNEKPSSLLSKQAYLPA
- the LOC105470501 gene encoding sodium/potassium-transporting ATPase subunit beta-1-interacting protein 4 isoform X2; amino-acid sequence: MGSCSGRCALIVLCTFQLVTALERQVFDFLGYQWVPILANFAHIVVIILGLFGTIQYRPRYVVVYTVWTAIWVTWNIFIICFYLEVGGLSQDSELLTFSLSQHRSWWHEHWPGCLHEEVPAAGLGAPHGQALVSGAICALEPSSVEALHSGLQILIALLGFVCGCYVVSVFTEEEDSCLRK